One Cryomorphaceae bacterium 1068 DNA window includes the following coding sequences:
- a CDS encoding GNAT family N-acetyltransferase has translation MKSEVTIRDARPDDIPQVHALITELADFEKALDEMVLTDEQLLEDSFGENPILEIIVAEGNNEILGAAMFYEKYSTWKGRAVHLEDFVVKASERRKGIGAMLFEEVMRIAKERNYARMDWQVLDWNETAIAFYKKYGANLSTEWVDGRFTREELQSK, from the coding sequence ATGAAAAGTGAAGTGACAATCCGAGACGCCCGCCCTGACGATATCCCTCAAGTCCATGCTCTGATTACGGAGTTGGCTGATTTTGAAAAGGCCCTTGATGAAATGGTACTGACGGATGAACAGCTATTGGAAGATAGTTTCGGAGAAAATCCGATTCTGGAAATCATCGTAGCTGAAGGCAATAATGAAATCCTGGGAGCGGCAATGTTTTACGAGAAATACAGCACTTGGAAAGGCAGAGCCGTTCATTTGGAGGACTTCGTGGTGAAGGCATCTGAGCGGAGAAAGGGAATCGGAGCCATGCTTTTTGAAGAAGTGATGCGCATCGCCAAAGAGCGCAATTATGCTCGTATGGATTGGCAAGTGCTCGATTGGAACGAAACGGCCATAGCCTTTTACAAAAAATACGGAGCCAACTTGAGCACCGAGTGGGTGGATGGCAGATTTACAAGGGAAGAACTGCAAAGCAAATAA
- a CDS encoding aspartate kinase, with protein MKVFKFGGASVKDVAGVQNVAKIIESHPANHLVVVVSAMGKMTNAFESLVDAYTSGSDEMITRLAEIRGYHEAIASGLDGANEIKNAIDPVFGQLESRLQRSPSDNYDFDYDQIVSFGEVLSTTVIAHHLNSKGLNCHWADARRLIRTDSTYREARVNWEKTTDLVKAEWEKVTPNTKGKKLMLTQGFIGHTAELNVTTLGREGSDFSAAILSYVLQAENVTIWKDVPGVLNADPKYFSDAVMLKRISYREAIELAYYGASVIHPKTIKPLQNKGIVLFVRSFLNHSEEGTRIDSSTFSDSLVPSYIFKVNQILISFTPRDFSFVNEDNLSELFGYFVEHGIKTNLMQNSALNFSICVDYNEKKLERLKEKFIDRYEVLYNRPCELVTIRHYDQETISRLLIGKKVLVEQKSRNTARMVLMESD; from the coding sequence ATGAAAGTTTTCAAATTCGGGGGTGCATCTGTTAAAGATGTGGCGGGAGTACAAAATGTTGCGAAAATTATCGAAAGCCATCCTGCCAATCACTTGGTAGTGGTGGTTTCGGCAATGGGAAAAATGACCAATGCTTTCGAATCATTGGTGGATGCATACACGAGTGGCAGCGATGAAATGATTACTCGACTGGCCGAGATACGCGGCTACCATGAGGCAATCGCTTCAGGGCTGGATGGTGCCAATGAGATCAAGAATGCCATCGATCCCGTTTTTGGTCAGCTGGAGTCCAGACTTCAAAGGTCGCCTTCAGATAACTACGATTTTGACTACGATCAAATTGTGAGTTTCGGAGAAGTCCTTTCCACCACTGTCATTGCGCACCATCTCAATTCTAAAGGGTTGAATTGCCATTGGGCCGATGCCCGAAGATTGATTAGAACCGACTCGACCTATCGGGAGGCGAGAGTGAACTGGGAGAAAACCACTGATTTAGTGAAAGCTGAATGGGAAAAGGTTACGCCCAATACCAAAGGCAAGAAGCTCATGCTGACCCAAGGCTTCATTGGTCACACTGCTGAATTGAACGTGACGACACTTGGCCGGGAAGGCTCCGACTTTAGCGCGGCCATTCTATCTTATGTTTTGCAGGCCGAGAATGTCACCATCTGGAAAGATGTACCCGGTGTACTAAATGCCGACCCGAAGTATTTCTCCGATGCGGTGATGTTGAAGCGAATCAGCTACCGAGAGGCGATTGAGCTGGCCTATTACGGCGCTTCGGTTATTCACCCCAAGACGATCAAGCCGCTTCAGAACAAAGGGATCGTGCTCTTTGTGAGATCATTTTTGAACCATAGCGAAGAAGGAACGCGAATAGACTCAAGTACCTTTAGCGATTCGCTGGTTCCATCCTATATTTTTAAGGTCAATCAAATCTTGATTTCCTTTACGCCACGAGATTTTTCCTTTGTAAATGAAGATAACCTCAGCGAGCTTTTCGGGTATTTTGTCGAACACGGTATCAAGACGAATTTGATGCAAAACTCGGCGCTTAACTTTTCTATTTGTGTAGACTACAACGAAAAGAAATTGGAAAGGCTGAAGGAGAAATTTATCGATCGCTACGAGGTGCTCTACAATCGCCCTTGCGAACTAGTGACCATCAGGCATTATGATCAAGAGACGATCAGCCGATTGCTGATTGGTAAAAAAGTGCTAGTGGAACAGAAAAGTCGGAATACGGCAAGGATGGTTTTGATGGAATCTGATTAA
- a CDS encoding ABC transporter permease has product MTKFKVYLRLVKEGGAFAVSSLVVNRLRTTLSLLGITIGIFAIISVFTLVDSMERSVRSSFETLGDDSMFIERMPWGPEEGDGEYAWWKYMKRPQVTYEEAKLMKQRMSTAGVVSFFAGAARTVEYGNSTAENINVIAAAEGFENFVTVDIGRGRNFSSSELNNGRRLCLLGYDVAQTLFGLEDPVGKDIKVGGFRTTVIGVLEKEGQSLFGGGADEWVIVPVLFGQIIMNLNESNTQITLRPKEYVSLKAMEDEALMNMRAIRKLRPSEDKNFAMNKSSMLNNGLDQVFGILTLVGLIIGGFSILVGGFSIANIMFVSVKERTSIIGIQMALGARRSFILFQFLFESVLLCLIGGGIGLLVIYLGSLVASSATGFDLALTLKNVLIGLGFSVGIGLISGLVPASMAARMVPVDAIRSN; this is encoded by the coding sequence ATGACAAAGTTTAAAGTCTATTTGAGATTGGTAAAAGAAGGAGGAGCCTTTGCGGTTTCTTCACTGGTAGTCAATCGGCTCAGAACTACGCTTTCGTTGTTGGGAATAACCATCGGTATTTTTGCCATCATTTCTGTTTTCACTTTGGTAGACAGTATGGAGCGCAGTGTGAGAAGCTCGTTCGAAACCTTGGGTGATGACTCCATGTTCATTGAGAGAATGCCTTGGGGCCCTGAGGAAGGAGACGGAGAGTATGCTTGGTGGAAATACATGAAGCGTCCACAAGTAACCTATGAGGAGGCCAAGTTGATGAAACAGAGAATGAGTACTGCTGGAGTTGTCAGTTTTTTTGCTGGAGCTGCTCGAACCGTTGAGTATGGGAACAGTACTGCTGAAAATATCAATGTTATCGCTGCTGCTGAGGGGTTTGAGAATTTTGTGACGGTTGATATCGGAAGAGGAAGGAATTTTTCTTCATCTGAGTTGAACAACGGAAGGCGCCTTTGCCTGCTTGGGTACGATGTTGCACAAACCTTGTTCGGACTGGAAGATCCCGTCGGAAAAGATATTAAAGTCGGTGGTTTTCGAACCACCGTGATCGGCGTCCTTGAGAAAGAAGGTCAAAGTCTCTTTGGCGGTGGTGCCGATGAATGGGTAATCGTACCCGTCCTATTTGGGCAGATCATCATGAATCTCAATGAGTCCAATACGCAAATCACCTTAAGACCAAAAGAATATGTGAGCCTCAAAGCAATGGAGGACGAAGCATTGATGAATATGCGAGCCATTCGAAAACTACGCCCCTCTGAAGACAAGAACTTCGCTATGAATAAGTCTAGTATGTTGAATAATGGACTCGATCAGGTTTTTGGGATTCTAACTCTTGTTGGATTGATCATTGGTGGATTCTCCATTCTGGTTGGTGGCTTTAGTATTGCCAATATTATGTTCGTTTCTGTCAAGGAAAGAACAAGTATCATCGGTATACAAATGGCTCTCGGAGCCAGAAGGAGTTTTATTCTTTTTCAATTTTTATTCGAATCGGTATTGCTTTGCTTAATCGGAGGAGGGATTGGCCTGCTTGTGATCTACTTGGGAAGTCTAGTGGCGTCTTCCGCTACGGGATTCGACCTTGCCCTCACCCTTAAGAATGTTTTGATTGGCTTAGGGTTCTCCGTTGGAATAGGCTTGATTTCAGGATTAGTGCCCGCGTCGATGGCGGCTAGAATGGTGCCCGTCGATGCGATACGCAGCAACTAA
- the fbp gene encoding class 1 fructose-bisphosphatase: MSKLTTLGEFVIERQSDFPFAKGELSRLLSAIRLAAKVVNREVNKAGLMDDILGAAGEENIQGEQQQKLDVYANDKMIAALKAQQEVCGIGSEENEDFIAFDKGEAVWGKYVVLMDPLDGSSNIDVNVSIGTIFSIYRRKSKPGTVATLDDFLQPGVDLVAGGYVIYGSSTMLVFSTGNGVNGFTLDTSIGVFCLSHPNMKIPEDGSIYSINEGNYKQFPEGVKRYIKHCQEEDEATNRPYTSRYIGSLVADFHRNLIKGGIYIYPQTGANPEGKLRLMYENIPLAFLVEQAGGKASDGERRIMEIKPEHLHQRTPLFIGSKKMVENAESFMREHSPAKVST; encoded by the coding sequence ATGAGTAAACTAACCACGCTCGGAGAATTTGTCATTGAGCGCCAATCCGACTTCCCGTTTGCAAAGGGAGAATTATCCCGTTTATTGAGTGCCATTCGTCTAGCGGCCAAAGTAGTTAATCGCGAAGTCAACAAAGCGGGTCTCATGGATGACATTCTCGGCGCCGCAGGGGAAGAGAATATACAGGGTGAGCAACAGCAAAAACTGGACGTCTATGCAAACGACAAAATGATTGCCGCGCTGAAAGCACAGCAAGAAGTTTGCGGAATAGGTTCGGAAGAAAACGAAGATTTTATTGCCTTTGACAAAGGAGAGGCCGTTTGGGGTAAATATGTGGTATTGATGGATCCTCTTGATGGTTCTTCCAACATTGACGTAAACGTGAGTATCGGGACGATTTTCTCCATTTACAGAAGAAAGAGCAAACCGGGAACCGTAGCCACATTAGATGATTTTCTGCAGCCGGGAGTTGATTTGGTGGCAGGTGGCTATGTGATTTACGGATCTTCTACCATGCTCGTTTTCAGCACGGGGAATGGCGTGAATGGATTTACTCTTGACACTTCGATCGGTGTATTTTGTCTTTCTCATCCAAATATGAAAATACCCGAAGACGGAAGCATATATTCCATCAATGAAGGAAACTACAAGCAATTTCCTGAAGGAGTAAAACGATATATCAAGCACTGCCAAGAAGAAGATGAGGCAACAAACAGACCTTACACCAGCAGATATATCGGCTCATTGGTGGCTGATTTTCACAGAAACTTGATCAAAGGAGGAATTTACATTTATCCCCAAACGGGTGCCAATCCTGAGGGTAAGCTTCGGCTGATGTACGAAAACATTCCATTAGCCTTTCTTGTTGAGCAGGCTGGCGGAAAAGCATCTGATGGAGAACGGCGCATCATGGAAATAAAACCCGAACACCTTCATCAACGCACACCGCTATTTATTGGATCTAAGAAAATGGTGGAAAATGCTGAATCATTTATGAGAGAGCATAGCCCTGCGAAGGTGAGTACCTAA
- a CDS encoding bestrophin family ion channel, which translates to MYSLICSSLVWVIHVVFKQHQLTIPTGVVGILGTALAIILGFRNTSAYERWWEARKIWGGIVNESRTFTRQALTIVDRTEVTPELWENCSRIVRTQLAFINALRLQLRSQDDSEEWKTTVGKHLREDDYANVMSKTNKATHLGMLMGYAIKELNAHETMDTFSYIQMDDTLTRITDLQGRAERIKSTPLPMPYDYYTMSFLVVFVFFFPFAFIERFIEFSASWLIIPITVIISWIFYQIYVIGSVMSKPFAGWKTDVAMTDICTTIEIDLKEVIGDSDIPEKLKPKGGALM; encoded by the coding sequence TTGTACAGCCTGATATGTAGCAGTTTAGTTTGGGTTATTCACGTAGTTTTTAAGCAGCATCAATTAACCATACCAACGGGTGTCGTGGGTATTTTGGGAACTGCTTTAGCCATTATTCTGGGTTTTAGAAATACCTCGGCTTATGAGCGCTGGTGGGAGGCTCGAAAGATTTGGGGTGGTATAGTCAATGAGAGTAGAACCTTCACGCGCCAAGCACTTACCATTGTAGATCGAACGGAAGTAACACCCGAACTCTGGGAAAACTGCTCAAGAATTGTAAGGACACAACTCGCTTTTATCAATGCTTTGAGACTTCAGTTGCGTAGTCAGGACGATTCGGAAGAGTGGAAGACCACGGTAGGTAAACACTTACGAGAAGATGATTATGCAAACGTAATGTCCAAAACAAACAAAGCTACGCACTTAGGTATGCTGATGGGATACGCGATTAAGGAATTGAATGCTCATGAGACCATGGATACCTTCAGCTACATCCAAATGGATGATACACTTACCCGAATCACAGACCTGCAAGGTCGAGCGGAGCGCATTAAAAGCACACCTCTGCCAATGCCATACGATTACTATACCATGAGCTTCTTGGTGGTCTTTGTTTTCTTTTTCCCTTTTGCCTTTATAGAAAGGTTTATAGAGTTTTCTGCTTCTTGGTTGATTATTCCTATTACGGTCATCATTAGCTGGATTTTTTATCAGATTTATGTGATAGGTAGCGTAATGTCCAAACCTTTCGCGGGGTGGAAAACCGATGTCGCAATGACTGATATCTGCACGACCATCGAAATAGATTTAAAAGAAGTAATCGGCGATTCTGATATTCCTGAAAAGTTAAAGCCTAAAGGTGGAGCTTTGATGTAG
- the purH gene encoding bifunctional phosphoribosylaminoimidazolecarboxamide formyltransferase/IMP cyclohydrolase has protein sequence MIFLVNIAYRTKFKRNPVLKPIKSALISVFHKDRLEPVIAKLKELNVTIYSTGGTEKFIREQGSEVEAVEDLTAYPSILGGRVKTLHPKVFGGILGRREEASDIAQLEEYAIPEIDLVIVDLYPFEDTVASAASEQDIIEKIDIGGISLIRAAAKNFKDVLIVPSRDSYGDLLEILKRNNGASEMADRKKMAARAFEISSHYDSAIYNYFSQEDELPALKVSQGKGKSLRYGENPHQRGRFYGDLDEVFDQLHGKELSYNNLLDIDAAVMLMNEFHEGDPAFAILKHNNACGMAVRSDLKTAFEDALDGDPVSAFGGVLIANKTINADTAEEVNKIFCEVVIAPDYTESALEILTSKKNRILLKQKPVEWPKTILRTTLNGYLWQDKDAITDSKDDFEFVTNTRPSEEDMDDLVFASKLCKHTKSNTIVLAKNRQLLASGTGQTSRIDALRQAIEKAGNFDLSLDGAVMASDAFFPFPDSVEIAHKAGIRSVVQPGGSIKDQLSVDYCNENKISMVFTGKRHFKH, from the coding sequence ATGATATTTCTTGTTAACATTGCATATCGTACTAAGTTCAAAAGAAATCCCGTCTTGAAGCCGATTAAATCTGCCCTTATTTCCGTATTCCATAAAGATCGGTTGGAACCCGTCATAGCCAAGCTTAAAGAACTGAATGTCACCATATACTCTACTGGAGGAACGGAGAAATTCATTCGAGAACAGGGCTCTGAAGTTGAAGCCGTAGAAGATTTAACTGCCTATCCGAGTATTTTAGGCGGAAGAGTTAAGACTCTTCACCCGAAAGTTTTTGGCGGAATTTTGGGAAGAAGAGAAGAGGCGAGTGACATTGCCCAACTGGAGGAATATGCCATTCCTGAAATAGATTTGGTCATTGTAGACCTCTACCCTTTCGAAGATACTGTAGCTTCAGCAGCCTCTGAACAGGATATTATTGAGAAAATCGATATCGGAGGTATTTCGTTGATTCGAGCTGCAGCTAAAAATTTCAAAGATGTATTGATCGTTCCGAGCCGAGACTCGTACGGTGATCTTCTGGAAATTTTAAAAAGAAATAACGGGGCATCAGAAATGGCCGATCGAAAGAAGATGGCAGCTCGAGCTTTTGAAATCTCTTCTCATTACGACTCTGCCATCTACAATTACTTCAGTCAAGAAGATGAACTACCCGCGCTCAAAGTGAGTCAAGGAAAAGGTAAATCATTGCGATATGGAGAAAACCCTCACCAGAGAGGACGTTTTTACGGCGACTTGGACGAAGTCTTCGATCAGCTTCACGGCAAAGAGCTTTCGTACAATAATCTCTTAGACATTGATGCTGCGGTAATGCTCATGAATGAATTTCATGAAGGTGATCCGGCATTTGCGATACTCAAGCACAACAACGCCTGTGGAATGGCAGTGCGATCAGACTTAAAAACGGCATTTGAAGATGCCCTTGACGGCGATCCTGTTTCTGCTTTTGGCGGCGTGCTGATTGCCAATAAAACCATCAATGCTGATACAGCAGAAGAAGTCAATAAAATATTTTGTGAGGTGGTCATCGCTCCTGACTATACAGAGTCAGCACTTGAGATTTTAACATCCAAGAAGAACAGAATTTTACTGAAGCAAAAGCCTGTAGAGTGGCCTAAAACCATTTTGAGAACAACTTTGAACGGCTACTTATGGCAAGACAAAGATGCGATTACTGATAGCAAAGACGATTTTGAATTTGTAACAAATACACGTCCTTCTGAGGAAGATATGGACGACTTGGTATTTGCCTCCAAGCTTTGTAAGCATACAAAGTCGAACACAATTGTTCTGGCAAAAAATCGTCAACTACTGGCTAGCGGAACCGGTCAAACATCGCGAATTGATGCATTGAGGCAAGCCATCGAAAAAGCAGGTAATTTTGATCTGAGCTTGGATGGAGCCGTAATGGCATCCGATGCTTTTTTCCCATTTCCCGATAGCGTGGAAATAGCTCACAAGGCAGGAATCAGGTCGGTGGTACAACCGGGTGGTTCAATAAAAGATCAACTTTCTGTGGATTACTGTAACGAAAACAAGATTTCGATGGTATTTACAGGTAAAAGACACTTTAAGCATTAA
- the mfd gene encoding transcription-repair coupling factor — MNISELARNYTESTKTLAISTALKTESARLAVRGIVGSGMAFLAQAIIKESGRDHLFIFNDKEEAAYFLNDLQKFEGKEFITAFYPESYRVPYEIENTDNSNIVLRAEVLKVISGKGKKPCAIVTYPDALAENVVTRKQLGNHTFRVEVGKSYSIEFLNELLTEYEFHRVDFVYEPGQFSIRGGIVDVYSFGEDFPYRIEFFGDEVESLRQFDPVTQLSTKTTKRFTIIPNIQHTSMLESRESFLDFIGNETAIWSKDDSLISDRLDHIFGVAEKQFEKLKSELKRLPPKELYISGEIFERKSESYRKIGFGSGYSDTDLKFDYNQAPQPSFNKNFDLLIKNLHENEDKGYANFLFSSNEKQVERLERIFEDLDAKVKFTPILTEIAEGFIDKDLQICCYSDHQVFERYHRFYLKEGFKKNKEALTLKELSSLQPGDFVTHIDHGVGKFSGLEKIDVNGKEQEAIRLVYRDNDILYVSIHSLHRISKYSGKDGNQPSINKLGSAAWQKTKAKTKKRVKEIAYDLIKLYAKRKAKEGFAFSPDNYLQTELEASFIYEDTPDQMKATQAVKEDMESASPMDRLVCGDVGFGKTEIAIRAAFKAVCDSKQVAILVPTTVLSLQHYKNFKKRLEDFPARVGLLNRFVSGKKQTETLKALASGEIDIMIGTHKLVGQKVKFKDLGLLIVDEEQKFGVGVKDKLKNMKANVDTLTMTATPIPRTLQFSMMGARDLSIINTAPPNRYPVQTELFTLNEEVIRDAVSYEISRGGQVFFVHNKIQNIQEVAGMIQRLVPGARIVIGHGQMDGPKLEKVMTDFIEGVFDVLIATTIIESGIDIANANTMIINNAHEFGLSDLHQLRGRVGRSNKKAFCYLISPPQSMLSSEARKRLQAVTQFSDLGSGMNIAMRDLDIRGAGNLLGGEQSGFINDLGFETYQKILDETVRELKENEFKELYHKETERTGDFVSDCVLETDLEILIPDDYIIDIAERLSIYRDLDNLSTEIELEDYKSKLEDRFGEIPHQTQDLLNAIRLRRMAKEIGFEKLNLKSEKLIGTFVSNAESAYFQSMAFTKVLDFIKNNPPGYKMYEKGNGLRLSKFGVRTIDEAILALSPLHLEVESVTSL, encoded by the coding sequence ATGAACATAAGCGAACTCGCGAGAAATTACACTGAGAGCACCAAAACTCTCGCTATTTCAACAGCACTAAAAACAGAAAGTGCTCGACTTGCCGTACGCGGAATAGTGGGTTCAGGAATGGCATTTTTGGCGCAAGCCATTATTAAAGAAAGCGGAAGAGATCACCTTTTCATCTTTAACGATAAAGAGGAAGCCGCCTACTTCCTGAACGATCTACAAAAGTTTGAAGGCAAAGAATTCATAACTGCATTCTATCCTGAAAGCTACCGAGTTCCCTATGAAATTGAAAATACCGACAACTCGAATATTGTACTCAGAGCAGAAGTGCTGAAGGTGATTTCGGGTAAAGGGAAAAAACCATGCGCCATCGTGACCTATCCCGATGCATTGGCCGAGAATGTGGTGACGCGAAAGCAGTTGGGAAATCATACTTTCAGGGTGGAGGTAGGCAAGTCCTACAGCATCGAGTTCCTGAATGAGCTGCTCACCGAGTACGAATTTCATCGAGTGGACTTTGTGTATGAACCAGGTCAGTTTTCCATTAGAGGTGGAATCGTTGATGTCTATTCTTTCGGCGAGGACTTCCCTTACAGAATCGAATTTTTCGGTGATGAAGTTGAGTCGTTGCGTCAATTTGACCCAGTCACTCAACTTTCGACAAAAACCACTAAAAGATTTACCATAATCCCGAATATTCAGCATACATCGATGCTTGAATCTCGCGAGAGCTTCTTGGATTTTATCGGCAACGAAACGGCCATTTGGTCAAAAGATGATTCCCTGATTTCCGACCGACTCGACCATATTTTTGGCGTAGCCGAAAAACAATTTGAAAAGCTCAAGTCAGAACTCAAACGGCTTCCTCCCAAGGAACTTTATATAAGTGGAGAAATCTTTGAAAGAAAGAGTGAATCTTATCGAAAAATTGGATTCGGCTCGGGCTACTCTGACACTGATTTGAAGTTTGATTACAATCAAGCTCCTCAGCCAAGTTTCAACAAGAATTTCGATCTACTCATCAAGAATCTTCATGAGAATGAAGATAAGGGGTACGCCAATTTCCTCTTCAGCTCGAATGAAAAACAGGTGGAGCGACTGGAGCGAATCTTTGAGGACCTCGATGCGAAAGTCAAATTCACCCCGATTCTCACGGAAATTGCCGAAGGCTTTATCGATAAAGACCTGCAAATCTGCTGCTATTCAGATCACCAGGTTTTTGAGCGATACCATCGATTCTACCTCAAAGAAGGGTTTAAAAAAAATAAAGAAGCTCTGACTCTAAAGGAGCTCAGCAGTCTTCAACCGGGAGATTTCGTGACACACATCGACCACGGAGTTGGAAAATTTTCGGGCCTTGAAAAAATCGATGTAAACGGAAAAGAGCAAGAGGCAATTAGGCTCGTTTACCGCGACAACGACATTCTTTACGTGAGTATACACTCCTTGCACCGCATCAGTAAATACTCGGGCAAGGATGGGAATCAGCCTTCGATCAATAAACTGGGTAGTGCTGCTTGGCAAAAGACAAAAGCTAAGACCAAGAAGCGGGTTAAAGAAATTGCATATGACCTGATCAAGCTTTATGCGAAGCGAAAAGCCAAAGAAGGTTTTGCATTTTCTCCCGACAATTATCTCCAAACTGAGCTGGAGGCCTCTTTCATTTACGAGGACACACCCGATCAGATGAAGGCTACACAAGCTGTGAAAGAAGATATGGAATCTGCTTCACCGATGGATCGATTGGTATGTGGAGATGTGGGATTCGGAAAAACGGAAATTGCCATTCGCGCCGCGTTTAAGGCCGTTTGCGACAGCAAGCAAGTGGCAATCTTGGTTCCTACTACGGTATTGTCTTTACAGCATTACAAAAACTTCAAAAAGCGATTGGAAGATTTCCCGGCTCGTGTCGGACTATTGAATCGGTTCGTGAGCGGCAAGAAACAAACCGAAACATTGAAGGCCTTAGCTTCGGGTGAGATTGATATCATGATCGGCACCCACAAGCTGGTTGGTCAGAAGGTGAAATTCAAAGACCTCGGATTATTGATTGTCGATGAAGAGCAGAAATTTGGTGTAGGGGTAAAAGACAAGTTAAAAAACATGAAGGCCAACGTGGATACGCTGACGATGACGGCTACGCCAATTCCGCGAACGCTACAATTCTCGATGATGGGAGCGCGGGATTTAAGTATCATCAATACAGCACCACCAAATCGCTACCCCGTTCAAACAGAACTATTTACGCTTAATGAAGAAGTCATTCGTGATGCCGTGAGTTACGAGATCAGTCGCGGCGGGCAGGTTTTCTTTGTTCACAATAAGATTCAAAATATCCAAGAAGTGGCTGGTATGATCCAACGCTTGGTTCCGGGTGCACGGATCGTCATTGGTCACGGTCAAATGGATGGCCCAAAGTTGGAAAAAGTAATGACCGATTTCATAGAAGGAGTGTTTGACGTGCTCATCGCTACCACCATTATCGAGTCAGGAATCGACATTGCCAATGCCAATACGATGATCATCAACAATGCCCACGAATTTGGCTTGAGCGATCTACATCAGCTGCGCGGTCGTGTCGGCCGAAGCAATAAAAAGGCTTTTTGCTATTTGATTTCTCCACCGCAGTCCATGCTTTCTTCTGAAGCCCGAAAGAGGTTGCAGGCGGTCACCCAATTCAGTGACTTAGGAAGCGGAATGAACATTGCCATGCGCGATCTCGACATTCGTGGTGCAGGAAATCTATTGGGAGGTGAGCAAAGCGGTTTCATCAACGACCTCGGCTTTGAGACATATCAGAAAATCCTCGACGAAACGGTTCGCGAACTCAAGGAAAACGAATTCAAAGAACTGTATCACAAAGAGACCGAAAGAACAGGTGATTTTGTAAGTGACTGCGTACTCGAGACTGATCTGGAGATTCTTATTCCAGACGATTACATCATCGATATTGCCGAAAGGCTGAGTATATACAGAGATTTGGACAACCTCTCTACTGAAATAGAACTTGAAGACTACAAATCGAAGTTGGAAGATCGCTTTGGAGAAATACCACATCAAACACAAGATCTTTTAAATGCGATTCGGCTGAGGCGCATGGCGAAGGAAATCGGTTTTGAAAAACTGAATCTCAAGAGTGAAAAGCTGATCGGCACTTTTGTCTCGAATGCAGAATCGGCCTATTTCCAAAGTATGGCTTTTACGAAAGTCCTCGATTTCATTAAGAATAACCCTCCGGGATACAAGATGTACGAGAAAGGAAACGGATTAAGACTGTCGAAATTTGGCGTAAGGACTATCGACGAAGCGATTCTTGCTTTATCTCCTTTGCACCTCGAAGTCGAATCAGTTACCTCACTCTAA
- a CDS encoding outer membrane beta-barrel protein, with translation MRSLIVLFFIAMPWSLLAQQGSQVVLEPVNRRSFTLSGGFQVVNPQGEFSENYEGNPFGIFAALSLPILDLPIEVGGGFVWNSLSSQSQSVSIENNLVPERDRGDLFVRGNAYTYQLHGRLRPLDGRFRPYGELFTGIRTFSVTSELQLDNVNQASGDLAERDFTFIAGWAVGLKYRLIPGIFLEARYDNQAGGEVTYIDPTSVVIENDGSFSYDTKNSKTKQWAVSLGVAFSF, from the coding sequence ATGAGAAGTCTCATCGTTTTGTTTTTCATTGCTATGCCTTGGAGTCTTTTGGCTCAACAAGGAAGCCAAGTGGTACTTGAACCGGTAAACCGTCGCTCCTTCACGCTTTCAGGAGGGTTTCAAGTGGTTAACCCGCAAGGTGAATTCTCAGAAAACTACGAAGGAAATCCATTTGGAATCTTCGCGGCTCTATCGCTACCCATTCTCGATTTGCCCATCGAAGTGGGCGGTGGATTCGTTTGGAATTCCCTTTCGAGTCAAAGTCAATCTGTTAGTATTGAAAATAATCTGGTGCCGGAACGAGACAGAGGAGATTTATTTGTGAGAGGAAACGCTTACACCTACCAACTCCATGGAAGGCTGAGACCATTGGATGGAAGATTCAGACCGTACGGCGAACTCTTTACAGGAATAAGAACTTTCAGCGTTACCTCAGAGTTGCAGCTCGATAATGTAAATCAAGCCTCGGGAGACTTAGCCGAAAGAGACTTCACATTTATAGCCGGATGGGCTGTGGGTTTAAAATACAGGCTTATTCCGGGAATTTTCCTAGAGGCCAGGTATGATAATCAAGCGGGCGGAGAAGTGACTTATATTGATCCGACTTCTGTTGTCATTGAGAATGATGGGAGCTTCTCCTATGACACAAAAAACTCGAAGACCAAGCAATGGGCGGTGTCGCTAGGAGTAGCCTTTAGCTTTTAG